In one window of Gemmatimonadaceae bacterium DNA:
- a CDS encoding ABC transporter substrate-binding protein codes for MAGSLLHPVSMVQKRIVLALVGLAACSHDTARTVTFGAAGPFSQAYGLANKQGIQLAVDEINASPAWGTTRRLSVQFADDSGNGVRASSVAQSFVNSPRIVAVVGHVNSGAMVSAAHVYDQHLAAVATTATSPALTGISPWTFRVIPSDSANGQTIARFINARGRKRASVLYENNPYGRGLAENFKRSFAGTIISIDPIGEDSAQRFEPFVTWFKKQKPDVVFIAGTDASGLAFLKEARRQNLDADLVGGDGWQTVAPSPLAEGVFVGAPFSAQDPRPEVRAFVTAYSRKFNSIPDGNAALAYDATKLLAHAVEQVGPDRVKIREYLANLTETSAFHGVTGAIRFRPDGDPIGKGIVMTRVHEGAMQLEATK; via the coding sequence TTGGCCGGGAGCCTCCTCCATCCGGTGTCGATGGTTCAGAAACGCATCGTCCTCGCTCTCGTCGGTCTCGCCGCGTGCTCACACGACACGGCGCGCACCGTGACGTTCGGCGCGGCCGGACCGTTCAGTCAGGCCTACGGTCTGGCGAACAAGCAGGGCATTCAGCTCGCCGTCGACGAGATCAACGCCAGCCCGGCGTGGGGAACCACCCGCCGCCTGTCGGTTCAATTCGCTGACGATTCCGGCAACGGCGTTCGCGCCAGCTCGGTCGCGCAGTCGTTCGTCAACAGCCCGCGCATCGTCGCCGTCGTCGGGCATGTGAACTCGGGCGCGATGGTGTCCGCGGCGCACGTCTACGACCAGCACCTCGCGGCGGTCGCCACGACGGCGACGTCGCCCGCGTTGACCGGAATCTCGCCGTGGACGTTCCGCGTGATCCCGAGCGATTCGGCGAACGGCCAGACGATCGCACGCTTCATCAACGCGCGCGGCCGGAAACGCGCCTCAGTTCTCTACGAAAACAATCCGTACGGCCGAGGCCTTGCCGAAAACTTCAAGCGCAGCTTCGCCGGAACGATCATCAGCATCGACCCAATCGGCGAAGACTCGGCGCAACGCTTCGAGCCATTCGTCACGTGGTTCAAGAAGCAAAAGCCCGACGTGGTGTTCATCGCCGGCACGGATGCGTCGGGACTCGCGTTCCTCAAGGAAGCGCGCCGCCAGAACCTCGACGCGGATCTCGTCGGCGGCGACGGTTGGCAGACGGTCGCCCCGAGCCCGTTGGCGGAAGGCGTGTTCGTCGGCGCGCCCTTCAGCGCGCAGGACCCGCGCCCCGAAGTGCGGGCGTTCGTCACCGCCTATTCGAGAAAGTTCAACTCGATTCCCGACGGCAACGCCGCGCTCGCCTACGACGCGACGAAGCTGCTCGCGCACGCGGTTGAGCAAGTCGGCCCCGATCGCGTGAAGATCCGCGAATACCTCGCGAACCTCACCGAGACCAGCGCGTTCCACGGCGTGACCGGAGCGATTCGGTTCCGCCCGGACGGCGATCCGATCGGAAAAGGCATCGTCATGACGCGCGTACACGAAGGCGCCATGCAACTGGAGGCGACCAAGTGA
- a CDS encoding methyl-accepting chemotaxis protein: MSLLDNAQFNTIRGRLWIGFGVLVGILLLAGFEARRALTGMSREIVASLSEVESEAALTSQVSADVAKTIEAASRYLDTRDSSAQSAFRAFGWAAHEVQRQMNSRPNQSASEVAAIATIDNKLSEMEIHYALAHRLADLGRADEARVASSAARRSIDELLADIALLGRIKAEKVAAARQDLASETAQRSDLLLSIIGLALVFGIIVVMFTVRHISEPLELLVTHAKRLSDGDLASRTDASMPGEFSILASAMNQTGESLSRVVNVAARTADEVSSSAHDLASVSEQISLSASQMASAMTEVSHGAEATVHQLRSVDETLQAIREAATGVRKRSDEVTHLAQNIEGAAQAKRVEIDRALGILVDVKSSVERAAAEIGHLNATVSDINQFVQSVSQIADQTNLLALNAAIEAARAGEAGRGFAVVADEVRKLAEQSQRAADDIVQMTTVVTARVTSSAKAMESSAGRVIEIERVSRDIDAALHTISDAAERTRIAAIGVTGAAEANASAVNHAAVSLESIAKTAEGHAAAAEQVNASTQQQSAACEQMTSASNVLLAGSTQLRQLVGTLKT, from the coding sequence GTGAGCCTGCTCGACAACGCGCAGTTCAACACGATTCGAGGTCGCCTGTGGATCGGCTTCGGCGTTCTCGTCGGCATTCTGCTGCTGGCGGGATTCGAGGCGCGGCGCGCCCTGACGGGAATGTCGCGCGAGATCGTCGCGTCGCTCTCCGAGGTGGAGTCCGAGGCGGCGCTCACGAGCCAGGTCTCGGCCGACGTCGCCAAGACCATCGAGGCGGCGTCGCGCTATCTCGACACGCGCGACTCGTCGGCGCAGTCGGCGTTCCGCGCGTTCGGCTGGGCCGCGCACGAAGTGCAGCGACAGATGAACAGCCGTCCGAACCAGTCGGCGTCCGAAGTCGCCGCGATCGCGACCATCGACAACAAGCTCTCCGAGATGGAGATCCACTACGCGCTCGCCCATCGCCTGGCCGACCTCGGCCGGGCCGACGAGGCGCGCGTGGCGTCGAGCGCTGCGCGGCGGTCGATCGACGAGTTGCTCGCCGATATCGCGCTTCTCGGACGCATCAAGGCCGAAAAGGTGGCCGCGGCACGTCAGGACCTCGCATCGGAAACCGCGCAGCGGTCCGACCTCCTGCTCTCGATCATCGGACTGGCGCTCGTCTTCGGCATCATCGTCGTGATGTTCACCGTGCGGCACATCAGCGAGCCGCTCGAGCTGCTCGTCACGCACGCCAAGCGCCTGAGCGACGGCGACCTCGCCAGCCGGACCGACGCCTCGATGCCGGGCGAATTCAGCATTCTCGCATCGGCGATGAACCAGACGGGCGAATCGCTGTCGCGCGTCGTGAACGTCGCCGCGCGGACCGCCGACGAGGTCTCGAGCTCGGCCCACGACCTTGCGTCCGTCTCCGAGCAGATCTCGTTGTCGGCGAGCCAAATGGCGAGCGCGATGACGGAGGTGTCGCACGGCGCCGAGGCGACGGTTCACCAGCTTCGCTCGGTGGATGAAACCCTGCAGGCGATCCGCGAGGCCGCGACCGGCGTCCGCAAACGCTCGGACGAAGTCACCCACCTCGCGCAGAACATCGAAGGCGCGGCGCAAGCGAAACGCGTCGAAATCGACCGCGCACTCGGCATTCTCGTCGACGTCAAGTCGAGCGTGGAGCGTGCCGCCGCCGAGATCGGCCACTTGAACGCGACGGTGAGCGACATCAACCAGTTCGTCCAGTCGGTGAGTCAGATCGCCGACCAGACGAACCTGCTGGCGCTCAACGCCGCCATCGAGGCGGCGCGCGCCGGCGAAGCCGGGCGCGGGTTTGCGGTCGTCGCCGACGAAGTCCGCAAGCTCGCCGAACAGTCGCAGCGCGCCGCCGACGACATCGTGCAGATGACGACGGTCGTCACCGCGCGTGTCACGAGCAGCGCCAAGGCCATGGAATCGAGCGCGGGCCGCGTGATCGAGATCGAGCGCGTGTCACGGGACATCGACGCCGCGCTGCACACGATCAGCGACGCCGCCGAACGCACCCGCATCGCCGCGATCGGCGTCACCGGCGCGGCCGAGGCGAACGCCTCGGCCGTCAACCACGCCGCCGTGAGCCTCGAGTCGATCGCCAAGACGGCCGAAGGCCACGCCGCCGCCGCGGAACAGGTCAACGCCTCGACGCAGCAGCAGAGCGCTGCCTGCGAACAGATGACCTCCGCGTCGAACGTGCTGCTCGCGGGATCGACTCAGCTTCGGCAGCTCGTCGGGACGTTGAAGACCTGA